Proteins from a genomic interval of Bombus affinis isolate iyBomAffi1 chromosome 16, iyBomAffi1.2, whole genome shotgun sequence:
- the LOC126925563 gene encoding ras-related protein Rab-18-like isoform X2, which produces MDQDVLTVLKLLMIGESNVGKSSILLRFTEDEFHENMQSTVGMDYRTKQVTIDGNTVKLAIWDTAGQERFRTLTPSYYRDGQGAILVYDVTDRVTFMKLETWLNELNTYCNKTDIIKMVVGNKIDLPNREVSTEEGLQFARRHQTLYIESSAKTADGIKCCFEELVQKIIQTPGLWDRHALLKSAAYGNGNMGGARHRGQRGIQLADETQPHEPHTNCYCTLI; this is translated from the exons ATGGATCAAGATGTATTAACAGTCTTAAAGCTATTAATGATAGGAGAATCAAATGTTGGAAAATCAAG CATACTTCTTAGATTTACTGAGGAtgaatttcatgaaaatatgcAAAGCACAGTTGGCATGGATTATAGAACTAAACAAGTCACAATTGATGGCAATACAGTGAAACTAGCAATTTGG GACACTGCCGGACAAGAACGTTTTCGTACTCTAACACCTAGTTACTACAGAGACGGTCAAGGCGCTATATTAGTGTATGATGTTACAGATAGAGTTACTTTTATGAAATTAGAAACATGGCTTAACGAATTGAATACATATTGCAATAAGACAGATATTATTAAAATGGTAGTGGGTAATAAAATAGATTTACCAAACAGAGAAGTAAGCACTGAAGAAGGTTTACAATTTGCCCGAAGACACCAAACCCTATACATTGAAAGCAGCGCTAAAACGGCAGACGGAATCAAATGTTGTTTCGAAGAACTTGTACAAAAG ATAATACAAACTCCTGGACTTTGGGATCGACATGCCCTTCTTAAATCCGCAGCGTATGGTAATGGTAATATGGGAGGTGCAAGACATAGAGGTCAGAGAGGGATACAATTGGCAGACGAGACTCAGCCACACGAACCACATACAAATTGTTATTGCACTTTGATTTAA
- the LOC126925563 gene encoding ras-related protein Rab-18-like isoform X1, protein MDQDVLTVLKLLMIGESNVGKSRYLFKTINYFLMLCKLSQYVYIIVIVGSILLRFTEDEFHENMQSTVGMDYRTKQVTIDGNTVKLAIWDTAGQERFRTLTPSYYRDGQGAILVYDVTDRVTFMKLETWLNELNTYCNKTDIIKMVVGNKIDLPNREVSTEEGLQFARRHQTLYIESSAKTADGIKCCFEELVQKIIQTPGLWDRHALLKSAAYGNGNMGGARHRGQRGIQLADETQPHEPHTNCYCTLI, encoded by the exons ATGGATCAAGATGTATTAACAGTCTTAAAGCTATTAATGATAGGAGAATCAAATGTTGGAAAATCAAGGTACCTATTTAAAACAATAAATTACTTTTTAATGCTATGTAAGTTGAGCCAATATgtttatattattgttattgttggCAGCATACTTCTTAGATTTACTGAGGAtgaatttcatgaaaatatgcAAAGCACAGTTGGCATGGATTATAGAACTAAACAAGTCACAATTGATGGCAATACAGTGAAACTAGCAATTTGG GACACTGCCGGACAAGAACGTTTTCGTACTCTAACACCTAGTTACTACAGAGACGGTCAAGGCGCTATATTAGTGTATGATGTTACAGATAGAGTTACTTTTATGAAATTAGAAACATGGCTTAACGAATTGAATACATATTGCAATAAGACAGATATTATTAAAATGGTAGTGGGTAATAAAATAGATTTACCAAACAGAGAAGTAAGCACTGAAGAAGGTTTACAATTTGCCCGAAGACACCAAACCCTATACATTGAAAGCAGCGCTAAAACGGCAGACGGAATCAAATGTTGTTTCGAAGAACTTGTACAAAAG ATAATACAAACTCCTGGACTTTGGGATCGACATGCCCTTCTTAAATCCGCAGCGTATGGTAATGGTAATATGGGAGGTGCAAGACATAGAGGTCAGAGAGGGATACAATTGGCAGACGAGACTCAGCCACACGAACCACATACAAATTGTTATTGCACTTTGATTTAA